The following is a genomic window from Papilio machaon chromosome 7, ilPapMach1.1, whole genome shotgun sequence.
TCCTTAgtatcttttatttacattagttAAGGttgaatgtcatatttatttatatcaaattaacagctccaaaaataattttcagtttctatctgtaaaaataacgatactTCCACACCAACTCCCACCCCCACTTTCGActccttacaacccctttatAAAGTAAGTCTACGTCCTTTCGCAGACtgtagactatctgtgtaccaaatttcatttatatcgGGACAGAAGTTTATGTCGTGACAGCGAGACAGActgacagagttactttcgcatttataatattagtaagaactagcttccgtccgcgcggatttaaaaaatacacaaatatatatgcctatgtgttcttccagactattttctacatccattccaaatttcatcaagatccgttgagcccttCTCGAGATACCTAactaaacatccatccatccatccatctaaacattcgcatttacaatattagtatgatagtaAGGAACAGTAAGGATGTCAGTCCACTGCTGGACACAGGTCACATGGAGGTCCGTAGTCTCTGTCTACCACCCTGGGTTACGGACTGAGTTATGTTGCTGTTGGTGATAatgaaagtataaaaatagtgatttttttatttaaatttgggAATGCAATCTTATAaaagcgaaagtttagatggagggatgaatgtttatttgagggtatctccggaactgctcaacgaatctttataaaatttgatacagatctagaacatataggctatttttaattccgcgccggcggagtcgcggacaaaagttagtatttgtataaaattgcaCGATCTACAATTGTGTCGTATGCAAATAGATAAAACTTAacatatgaattaaaatactaaaaaatctCACGTTTTTTCAACTTTCACATTTAGTACCTACTTTTTTATCGAATCATGCTCGAAGTCGACTAATctatttataagtaataataataaggtgTTCCTGAGCGGCGCTGATCCTCATGACTCATTTATGATCCTCATGATCTGATCCTCATGATCCTCTGAACTCATTTTTCCTTCAAGtccattttaatagaaaaattcgTAAATGATTTCAAAgtctttgtttatatgataACATATGCCTTGCTGAAATGTCGTAAGTCGGCATACCGCGAAATACAACTCTTATATATAAGTTGTCATGATGCAAGTGCAACCCAGGCCAGGggtgatatgttttaaaatttatttatttaagtcgTGAGTCTGTACAACGAAGCACTGCGCCTACTGTTGTTGCTGATATTAGGAAAGCAGCGCCATCTTCGGGAATGCGTCAAATACTTTATATTCACTGCCGCtgcatgaattatttataaaacacaataaaagaTGTCgctgttatatatatacctgGAGCCTGTGGAAGTTCCACATATTTCTTGGTCGAACGAAAATATGATTTACCTTTATTTAAAGTTGCATTGTTTGGGCGCTAGAGAGCTTTAAAgtttgctaattattttacctctatttattcaaatatctcgaaaagttttatagatataatctatattgaaaacatagtttttatttgataaaatacttctttttgtaaacatttgttaaaaaatcaaaatggggctcgacatttattttatttatttatttatttacatggcAGACTTAGAGCTAGAAAACAACAGTATTATAAACAAGATAGTTAACATACAGCTAATTACAAGTCCACACTTATAGCATTGGCTTAGTTAATTTGTCAGTCAGCACaggaaatataaaagtaagtaattaaatttactgctcaagttatttgaaaaaagctCGGCTAAGGCAACTCCTCGCTGAGGACACACTAGTTGCAAATGGGTCTATATCATGCTTCTTGCACAGTATGTTGAAACTGGAGCTCGCACGCACCACGCACGTATTCTGCCTGTAGTTGGTTGACGCATACGGTACGCTTATGATGGGATTGTATCGACGGGATTTGCTAGGAACGCTAAAGTTGATTTTGGATAGTAATTCCGGAcagtcaatataattttttaatattttgtggaCGAACATAAAATCGGCAGTCTCACGACGGTTGATAAGCggcaataaatgaaattttttacaaagtgAGATGTAGTCTTTAGAGTGATAAGGAATTCTTTGGTGAAAGCAAAGGAACTTAATGAATCGTTTCTGAATATTTTCTAACCtgtcaatatatttatggtaTCGGGGATTCCAAATTTGCGACGCATACTCTAGATGGCTTCTGACGTAGGTACAGTAGAGTATTTTAAGAGtgtacatatttgtttttatgacaGACATGTCGAAACATGTCTGTCATAAAAACAATCAATCAGTACATTTTTCTAAAATCTTATGCGGTTCATTGTTTTCCATGACCAGTTAGTTACTTAGTAAAATAAGTGAAGATGCAAATGATAATAAACAGCCATAACTTAGGTCgattacaattaatataaacaattgtaTAAACACTGTAATGTGatacttaaattttgataaaatttttggTAACGTTATCTTCTAGTTCCACAGTTAAGCGCTATGTACAGCGCTTAACTatagaaacattattttgtgcCAATTCCGCTGgacaaatcaaaattttaacagagaacaaaaatcttgtaaattaaactttctatcttaaaaaaaagttgacagAGATTACCTATAGAGGGAGGGGGAAGTTTCAAAAACATGATTGATTATTGTTTCAATATTCGTGTTTTTGATCCTCTTCTAGGTTTTATGacaaaagtttgttttacaaaaaaggTGTTGTagtttatgaaacaaaaaccGTGTATTTATAACATGAATAAAATCTATGTTACACTTTTtgagatatttgaataaattcgaattttttaaaatttagtttcacaaagattttagtaacatttaaCGGTACTATGTTATCatggttaaaattttataccttAAAAATTCATAAGCGTGATTTAACAACAATAGCTTAAGTTACTTCCGCACACcaggaacaaacgcggccttgcagacagacatacagacggacaaaaatttaaaattggtttAGCGACGCAAATTTGGATAACGTAACAATCCTAcgagtttaatttataatttactagctgtcccCGGTAACTCTGTCCAACTGTATTCTAcatgtatacaaaatttcatctagatccatgcagccgtaataaacataaatctatccatcgcatttataatcttagtaGGATATTAGCAATTGTTTATTAGTAGTATGCACTCCTGCTAGTGATGAGCCGTGAACTATTATCATGTGTAATAGTGGCTTAATTAGGTATTCTTGTATGTTCCGGGATACGAGTATGAACGATGTAATGTAAAGAGCAACGCAATGCAGAGGCGGCGGCAGCGGCGGTGGCGGCGAGCAGGCTCGGACGCTCGGGGGGGTCGCGGAGTGAGTGCGCCCCCCCTTCGGCCCGCCGCACGCTGCGATGTCGAGCCGCTGGCCGTCGCCGTCGGTTATCAGTATCACGTTATCGCATCGCGGCGACGGCCAGCGCGCGCTCACCTTGCACCGCTGCTCATCTTGACGCGCACGCGGCGTATCAGCACCGCTATCGGTGCGCGATAAGATACGCCGGCGAGCGCTTCGCGACCCGCGCCCCGCGCCTCGCGCCCCGCAGTGAGGTGCGCCGCGAGGACCACGGGCCTGCGCCGAGAGCAGCGGGCAGCGGGCGGCCGCGCGGTGAGAGGCGAGCTATGAGGAGCAAAGATCGCCTGGACGAGCTGCGCAAGGTGAGTGCCTCCTCGGCCGTGCCAATGACGCCACGTACCTACCTACACACGTGCACTTACTATTGCTTGCATACTATCTACATGCTtgtatactttaaaatgtCTATGAACAGTATTGTGTGTGCATTATTACGCACCTCTATAATATTTAGGTCATatcattacattaaaaaaaacgaaatactGACATTTCAAACTGCACTTAACTATCCGAGCGATTTAATATGatagttaattaaagtaatatgtTGTAAAAGCGGCATCAGTAGGTCAGGTGCTGACtgtcattattattgttatacacGTGTGTGTTAGCGCTAGCGGTTGATGGACATGCGCGTGAGTGTGAGCTGCGAGTGCGCTCCACTGGCTCCACTGCTCCACCGCTGCACCGCTCCGCCGCGCCgtcgcccgcgcccgccgcgagTGCGCTCATCGAGCGCATcggcaattaaattttttcagaactatatatatattatagtcAAATATAAAAGCTCCGGGACTTCTAGGTTTAGTTAGCCTACACCTCAGATTTGACGTAAACTGTCATAATACATTAAACCTACATATAGTAGGTATGTCTCTGTCTAAAATTCAGCTTAATAACCATCACACcgaaataaatcaataatttgatTAGACTACACAAAAATAGAATAGACGAGAATTCATTAAATGCTGTCATTGCAAAAGCTGACAAAAAATGCAGACGCACATGTTACGTATACGAAGATattcaaatatgtaaattatgtagtttatataatattatgtcaaATGTTTTTGAAGGTATGCTTGTATATGACTTGTGATAATGTGTGGCTTTCTAGTTGATTGAAGTTGATTCTAGTTGACACTTACATacaagatatatatatatatatatatatatatatatatatatatatatatatatatatatatatatatatcttgtATGTAAGTGTaatatgtaacaatatttcttatataaaatagacaCTATTTTAAGGTTGCCGGACCCGCAGAGTGCGGAGCGCCGGCGCCTGTGCTGCCGCTGCCGAGCGACATCGCCGACCTGCTGCAGGAGGTCAGTCAcgcacgcgcacgcgcacgcgcacgcgcacACGCATTTCGCGAGAGTCGCGGGGATTGGCGTTCCGTCTGCGTCGGCGTTACTGTTACTGCGATTTAATATGATGCCGCTGGTAAAAGATCCGCGAGCACGTGAAAGCTAGGGTTTCTGTGTGCAGACTAGTTATATGCCAATTTTATCTAAAGTTTTCTGTGATGTGGGCCTCTTATCTGAAGCAGGCGCGAGTCAGTTCGTCGCCGACCGGTGTGGTAACGTTACAGGTGGAGGCGATATCGAGGTGGATAGACGAGGTGCGCGGCGACTCGCAGCTCATCCGCCGCCTGCACTCTGACCCCACATACCACGCCAACAAGCGTACGTAAACTATTTCCACatattaagtaaatgtatACTGACTACTAACGGGTCGCAGTCGCGCGTGCGCTCGCCATGGCCTCGCGCCCAACGCTCTAATACTTTGTGTAAACCTTAGATTGCCATCGCGCTCTCTAATAAATCCTTATGTAAAGGCGACTCCTCACGCTAGGTGTTCGCATCAAACAGCCACAATATCCTAACACGTGCCAAACACCGATCATAAGCACACAACACAAACAGGCAGGATGAAAGTCTGTTGGGATTGGGAATATGTAAAGATTGTGTGAATGattaagttttgttaaaaaaaactatgagtaagtaaaataattagcagATATAATTAAACAGGCTACCGGATGACAGAATTTtacgcgaacgaagtcgcgggcacagctagtagttAATACAGTTCGTCGACGCTATGCGATTCAATTACGTGTCATTGTcactttattaaaagttatgttGTCATCACTGGTTATAATCCggtggttgtttttttttttttttagacgcGTTTTTCACAAGTATATTGTCCATCGAATTAAGGCGTTCCGATTCCGAAAAGTGAGACGCGGTCTCGTCAAatttatgtttgaatttatttataaagaaatgtgTGCGTTCGCGTTGCAGATGTACAGGATCAGTTGGACGCTGCGGTGACGCGCGCGCATGCAGCGGGCCTCAAGCTGTGCGGCGCGCTGCGGCAGCTGGCGGGGcgcgcgggcgcggcgggcgcggcgggcgcggcgggcgcggcgggcgcggcgggcgcggcgggcgcggcgggcgcggcgggcgcggcgggcgcggcgggcgaggcgggcgcggcgggcgagGCGGGcacggcgggcgcggcgggcgaggcgggcgcggcgggcgcggcgggccgCATGGCGCGGCTCCAGTACGCGTGCGCGCGCCGTAGCTGCGCCGCCGCGCTGGCTGAGCACGCGCAGCTGCTGCAGCTCCTGCGCGATGATCGCGCGCGGCTGTTGCATGAACAGATCAAGCTTAGTATGATACAAAATGaatcattttaaagtaaagtaCAGTTACAGTTATATATACTAGTACTGTATCCAAAGACAGATACATTTTATAGTGTTACTTTTAACTATCATATTgattgggtgcacgaattggcgagctcgacc
Proteins encoded in this region:
- the LOC123721141 gene encoding uncharacterized protein LOC123721141; this encodes MRSKDRLDELRKVAGPAECGAPAPVLPLPSDIADLLQEVEAISRWIDEVRGDSQLIRRLHSDPTYHANKHVQDQLDAAVTRAHAAGLKLCGALRQLAGRAGAAGAA